The following proteins are co-located in the Labrys monachus genome:
- a CDS encoding NAD(P)/FAD-dependent oxidoreductase: MTDNSDIIIVGSGPAGLIAAEMLAKAGHRVSIHERLASPARKFLMAGRGGLNLTHGEDMAAFLPRYGPARAALEPALAAFPPEALRQWAEDLGQKTFVGSSGRVFPEGFKASPLLRAWLGRLAGLGVTLHSRHLWTGWDEDGALTFTGPDGATLRRRPAATLLALGGASWPRLGSDGGWVPLLRKRGIDITPLVAANSGVEIAWSPFFRDKFAGEPLKRIALTVGSEKTRGEAMITAQGLEGGAVYALSRPIRDFIALQGQAKLRIDLKPDLTQGAVAAALRAPRGSHSLANHLRKTLKLPPAAISLLREASGAHGPSEPEALARLIKQVPLIATGQSGLERAISTAGGIALSALDEGYMLRDHPGLFAAGEMLDWEAPTGGYLLQACFATGVAAAKGIDAWLASRP; encoded by the coding sequence GTGACGGACAATTCGGACATCATCATCGTCGGCTCGGGACCGGCCGGGCTCATCGCCGCGGAAATGCTGGCTAAGGCGGGGCACCGGGTCTCGATCCATGAGCGCCTGGCCTCCCCGGCGCGCAAATTCCTGATGGCCGGGCGCGGCGGCCTCAACCTCACCCACGGCGAGGACATGGCCGCCTTCCTTCCCCGCTACGGCCCGGCACGCGCCGCGCTGGAACCGGCCCTCGCGGCCTTTCCTCCCGAGGCCCTCCGGCAATGGGCCGAGGATCTCGGGCAGAAGACCTTCGTGGGGTCGAGCGGGCGCGTCTTTCCCGAGGGCTTCAAGGCCTCGCCTCTCCTGCGGGCCTGGCTCGGACGGCTCGCCGGCCTCGGCGTCACGCTGCACAGCCGCCATCTGTGGACCGGCTGGGACGAGGACGGCGCGCTGACCTTCACCGGCCCGGACGGCGCCACGCTCCGGCGACGTCCCGCCGCGACGCTGCTCGCGCTCGGCGGCGCGTCCTGGCCGCGGCTCGGGTCGGACGGCGGCTGGGTGCCGCTGCTGCGCAAGCGCGGCATCGACATCACGCCGCTCGTCGCCGCCAACAGCGGCGTCGAGATCGCCTGGAGCCCGTTCTTCCGCGACAAGTTCGCCGGCGAGCCGCTCAAGCGCATCGCCCTCACCGTCGGCAGCGAGAAGACGCGCGGCGAGGCGATGATCACGGCGCAGGGCCTCGAAGGCGGCGCGGTCTACGCGCTGTCCCGGCCGATCCGGGACTTCATCGCTTTGCAGGGCCAGGCCAAGCTGCGGATCGATCTCAAGCCCGATCTCACCCAGGGCGCCGTCGCCGCAGCCCTGAGGGCGCCGCGCGGCAGCCACTCCCTCGCCAACCATCTGCGCAAGACGCTGAAACTGCCGCCCGCCGCCATCAGCCTGCTGCGCGAGGCCAGCGGCGCCCACGGGCCGTCGGAGCCCGAGGCGCTCGCGCGGCTGATCAAGCAGGTGCCGCTGATCGCGACGGGGCAGAGCGGCCTGGAGCGCGCCATCTCGACGGCGGGCGGCATCGCCCTCTCCGCGCTCGACGAAGGCTACATGCTGCGCGATCATCCCGGCCTGTTCGCGGCCGGCGAGATGCTCGACTGGGAGGCCCCGACCGGCGGCTACCTCCTCCAGGCCTGCTTCGCCACCGGCGTCGCCGCGGCGAAGGGCATCGATGCCTGGCTGGCGAGCCGGCCGTAG
- a CDS encoding ABC transporter ATP-binding protein, translating to MPSSFPLSAAAVSFRGVERHFGAVRAVDGVDLDIAPGEFFAMLGPSGSGKTTCLRLIAGFEQPTAGHIEIFGETAEGVPAYRRPVNTVFQDYALFPHFNILDNVCYGLMIRGIGKAERHRQGREALAMVKLSGMEQRRPGQLSGGQRQRVALARALVVRPKVLLLDEPLGALDLKLREEMQSELKSLQRSLGLSFVFVTHDQSEALSMADRVAVFNEGRIVQVASPQDIYERPRTRFVADFVGSSNIIEPAQVKAWTGIDRPASLRPEKIALLAEGASPAADAITLTGTVAQVLYHGAVNRVEIATEGGGRLLATVAAAFAAADASGAPVRASFSRRALHVMEGP from the coding sequence ATGCCTTCTTCCTTCCCCCTTTCGGCCGCGGCCGTCTCCTTTCGCGGCGTCGAGCGCCATTTCGGTGCCGTTCGGGCCGTCGACGGTGTCGATCTCGACATCGCCCCCGGCGAGTTCTTCGCCATGCTCGGCCCTTCCGGCTCGGGCAAGACGACGTGCCTGCGCCTGATCGCCGGCTTCGAGCAGCCGACGGCGGGGCATATCGAGATCTTCGGCGAGACCGCTGAGGGCGTTCCCGCCTATCGCCGGCCGGTGAACACCGTCTTCCAGGATTATGCGCTGTTCCCGCATTTCAATATCCTCGACAATGTCTGCTACGGCCTGATGATACGCGGCATCGGCAAGGCCGAGCGCCACCGGCAGGGCCGGGAGGCGCTGGCCATGGTCAAGCTCTCCGGCATGGAGCAGCGCCGGCCCGGCCAGCTCTCGGGCGGGCAGCGCCAGCGCGTCGCCCTCGCGCGGGCCCTGGTGGTGCGGCCCAAGGTCCTCCTGCTCGACGAGCCGCTCGGCGCGCTCGACCTCAAGCTGCGCGAGGAGATGCAGAGCGAGCTGAAATCGCTCCAGCGCTCGCTCGGGCTCTCCTTCGTCTTCGTCACCCATGACCAGAGCGAGGCGCTGTCGATGGCCGACCGCGTCGCCGTGTTCAACGAGGGCCGCATCGTGCAGGTCGCGAGCCCGCAGGACATCTATGAACGGCCACGCACCCGCTTCGTCGCTGATTTCGTCGGAAGCTCCAACATCATCGAGCCGGCGCAGGTCAAGGCCTGGACCGGCATCGACCGGCCGGCGAGCCTGCGGCCGGAAAAGATCGCGCTGCTGGCCGAAGGCGCCTCGCCGGCAGCCGATGCGATCACGCTGACGGGCACCGTCGCCCAGGTGCTCTATCATGGCGCGGTCAACCGCGTGGAGATCGCAACCGAGGGCGGCGGCAGGCTGCTGGCGACGGTCGCCGCCGCGTTCGCGGCGGCGGATGCGTCCGGCGCGCCGGTCCGGGCGAGCTTTTCGCGCCGCGCGCTCCATGTCATGGAGGGCCCGTGA
- a CDS encoding LysR substrate-binding domain-containing protein has product MAFSFRQIQYFVAVAENGAVSRASHVLSISQSTVTEAIRELEGDLGFSLFDRRAHGVELTLKGHQFLRHARKILSEIADARRALRSEAAPVEGRLALGVTPLVASYVLPDLLARFRRAFPHVVVEIVEDGRDYLDHLLVGGELDVAVMVAGVEKTAPALQVETMEASPYRLWLPIGHRLAEADRVGVAQLADEPFVLLALDEIAQAAEYAWRRAGVRPPVAIRTRSVEAARSLVATGAGVAILPDLTYRPWSLEGDKIEARDLAEILPPVEVVIGWRRGSPLDPIAAQFVAVARTYRAGRGR; this is encoded by the coding sequence ATGGCCTTTTCATTCCGCCAAATCCAGTATTTCGTCGCCGTCGCTGAAAACGGCGCGGTGTCGCGCGCCTCGCATGTGCTGTCGATCTCGCAATCGACGGTGACGGAGGCGATCCGCGAGCTTGAAGGCGATCTCGGCTTCAGCCTGTTCGACCGGCGGGCCCACGGCGTCGAACTGACGCTGAAGGGCCATCAATTCCTGCGCCATGCGCGCAAGATCCTGTCGGAGATCGCCGATGCGCGCCGGGCGCTGCGCAGCGAGGCGGCTCCGGTCGAGGGAAGGCTGGCGCTCGGGGTCACGCCGCTGGTGGCGAGCTACGTGCTGCCCGACCTTCTCGCCCGCTTCCGCCGGGCCTTCCCGCATGTGGTCGTCGAGATCGTCGAGGACGGCCGCGACTATCTCGACCATCTCCTGGTCGGGGGCGAGCTCGATGTGGCGGTGATGGTGGCCGGCGTGGAGAAGACCGCACCGGCGCTGCAGGTCGAGACCATGGAGGCTTCGCCCTACCGGCTCTGGCTGCCGATCGGCCATCGCCTCGCCGAGGCCGACCGGGTCGGCGTGGCGCAGCTCGCCGACGAGCCCTTCGTGCTGCTGGCGCTGGACGAGATCGCGCAGGCGGCCGAATATGCGTGGCGGCGCGCCGGCGTCCGCCCGCCGGTGGCGATCCGCACCCGCTCGGTCGAGGCCGCGCGGAGCCTTGTCGCGACCGGCGCCGGCGTGGCGATCCTGCCCGATTTGACCTACCGGCCCTGGTCGCTCGAGGGCGACAAGATCGAAGCGCGCGACCTCGCCGAGATCCTGCCGCCGGTGGAGGTGGTGATCGGCTGGCGCCGCGGCTCGCCTCTGGACCCGATCGCCGCCCAGTTCGTGGCGGTGGCCCGCACCTACCGCGCAGGCCGAGGGCGCTGA
- a CDS encoding ABC transporter substrate-binding protein, which yields MLAGVAALAVPALAKDLGKGEGEVDIVAWPGYIERGDTDKNYDWVTDFEKKTSCKVNVKTASTSDEMVALMNEGGYDLVTASGDASLRLVAGKRVQEIDTALIPSWKTVDERLQNAPWHTVGGKHYGVPYQWGPNVLMYNTDVFKEAPKSWSVVFEEQKLPDGKSNKGRVQAYDGAIYIADAALYLMSKKPELGIKDPYELNEDQYKAALELLRQQHALIQRYWHDANVQVDDFKNEGVVASGSWPFQVNLLQSDKKPVASTIPQEGATGWADTTMMAADAAHPNCAYMWLEHSLEPQVQGDVAAWFGSLPSVPAACKASKLLTDTGCQTNGYDNFSKIRFWKTPIAKCTTQGTCVPYYRWVTDYIAVLGGR from the coding sequence ATGCTCGCGGGCGTTGCGGCATTGGCGGTACCGGCCCTCGCCAAGGATCTCGGCAAGGGTGAGGGGGAAGTCGATATCGTCGCCTGGCCCGGCTATATCGAGCGCGGCGACACCGACAAGAATTATGACTGGGTCACCGATTTCGAGAAGAAGACGAGCTGCAAGGTCAATGTGAAGACTGCGAGCACCTCGGACGAGATGGTCGCGCTGATGAACGAGGGCGGCTACGACCTCGTCACCGCATCGGGCGACGCCTCGCTGCGCCTCGTCGCCGGCAAGCGGGTGCAGGAGATCGACACCGCGCTCATCCCGAGCTGGAAGACGGTGGACGAACGGCTTCAGAACGCGCCGTGGCACACCGTCGGCGGCAAGCATTACGGCGTGCCCTACCAGTGGGGCCCCAACGTCCTGATGTACAACACAGACGTGTTCAAGGAAGCGCCCAAGAGCTGGAGCGTGGTCTTCGAGGAGCAGAAGCTGCCGGACGGCAAATCCAACAAGGGCCGTGTCCAGGCCTATGACGGGGCCATCTACATCGCCGATGCCGCGCTCTACCTGATGAGCAAGAAGCCGGAGCTCGGCATCAAGGATCCCTATGAACTCAACGAGGACCAGTACAAGGCGGCTCTGGAACTCCTGCGCCAGCAGCATGCGCTGATCCAGCGCTACTGGCACGATGCCAATGTGCAGGTCGACGACTTCAAGAACGAAGGCGTCGTCGCCTCCGGCTCCTGGCCGTTCCAGGTCAATCTGCTGCAGTCCGACAAGAAGCCGGTCGCCTCCACCATTCCCCAGGAGGGCGCGACGGGCTGGGCCGACACCACCATGATGGCGGCGGATGCGGCGCATCCGAATTGCGCCTATATGTGGCTCGAACATTCGCTCGAGCCGCAGGTCCAGGGCGATGTCGCCGCCTGGTTCGGCTCGCTGCCCTCGGTTCCCGCTGCCTGCAAGGCGTCCAAGCTCCTGACCGACACCGGCTGCCAGACCAACGGCTACGACAATTTCTCCAAGATCCGCTTCTGGAAGACGCCGATCGCCAAATGCACGACGCAGGGGACCTGCGTGCCCTATTACCGCTGGGTCACCGACTATATCGCCGTCCTCGGCGGCCGGTAG
- a CDS encoding CocE/NonD family hydrolase → MPHPVRTFEHLTIPMPDGVRLAARLWLPDGAEAQPVPAVLEYIPYRKRDGTRSRDEAMHGWFAARGYAAIRVDLRGSGDSEGLLEDEYLLLEQEDACAAIAWIAAQPWCDGKVGMIGKSWGGFNALQVAAHRPPALKAVISVCSTDDRYADDVHFMGGALLSDNLWWGSAMMAWQALPPTPSLHGEGWREAWRQRLDRLPFFPAIWASHPCRDAYWAQGSVCEDWSRIAVPVFAVGGWADAYSNAVPRLLEHLPGPRLGLIGPWAHHYPHEGEPGPAIGFLQEALRWWDHWLKGRDTGIMAEPMLRAYMQERGTGGCERAGRWVGESSWPSRLVTRRPMFLSPGQLWWRPAPSADLAIRSPLWCGSAAGEWMSSHLPGEAPADQRLDDGLSLVFDSKELADRTEILGAPELVLELASDAPTAQICVRLNDVAPDGSSERVSYAILDLTHRAGHAAPEPLTPGRFETVRIRLNDCAHAFAAGNRIRLAISTSAWPTTWPAQDQATLTIRTGEAAMILPVRRPRREDAALRFEPVETAPVDAATAGDTDTRRHFGLDLVAGTAHLVAEGDAFGAAPLRFEAIDTAFSHRFRREFSIRDGEPDSAFQAVTHRCVLACDGFEFRVEAEARMTSTREAFELTAAMRAFQDGAVVSERHFRETISRQPA, encoded by the coding sequence ATGCCGCATCCCGTCCGGACCTTCGAACACCTGACCATCCCCATGCCGGACGGCGTCAGGCTGGCCGCGCGGCTCTGGCTGCCGGACGGTGCCGAGGCCCAGCCGGTCCCAGCCGTCCTCGAATATATCCCCTACCGCAAGCGGGACGGCACGCGCTCGCGCGACGAAGCCATGCATGGCTGGTTCGCCGCGCGCGGCTATGCCGCCATCCGTGTCGACCTGCGCGGCTCGGGCGACAGCGAGGGCCTGCTGGAGGACGAATATCTGCTGCTCGAACAGGAGGATGCCTGCGCGGCGATCGCATGGATCGCGGCCCAGCCCTGGTGCGACGGCAAGGTCGGCATGATCGGCAAGAGCTGGGGCGGCTTCAATGCGCTGCAGGTCGCCGCGCACCGCCCGCCGGCCCTGAAGGCGGTGATCAGCGTCTGCTCGACCGACGACCGCTATGCCGACGACGTGCATTTCATGGGCGGCGCCCTGCTGTCCGACAATCTGTGGTGGGGGTCGGCGATGATGGCCTGGCAGGCCCTGCCGCCGACGCCGTCGCTCCATGGCGAGGGGTGGCGCGAGGCCTGGCGGCAGCGGCTCGACCGCCTCCCCTTCTTTCCGGCGATCTGGGCGTCGCACCCGTGCCGCGACGCCTATTGGGCGCAGGGCTCGGTCTGCGAGGACTGGTCGCGCATCGCCGTGCCCGTCTTCGCCGTGGGCGGATGGGCGGACGCCTATTCCAATGCCGTGCCGCGCCTGCTCGAACATCTGCCCGGCCCCCGCCTCGGCCTGATCGGGCCATGGGCGCACCATTATCCCCACGAAGGCGAGCCCGGCCCCGCCATCGGCTTCCTGCAGGAAGCGCTGCGCTGGTGGGACCACTGGCTCAAGGGCCGTGACACCGGCATCATGGCCGAGCCGATGCTGCGGGCCTACATGCAGGAACGCGGGACAGGCGGATGCGAGCGCGCCGGGCGCTGGGTGGGCGAATCCTCCTGGCCTTCCCGCCTCGTCACGCGCCGGCCGATGTTCCTTTCGCCCGGGCAGCTGTGGTGGCGGCCGGCTCCCTCGGCCGATCTCGCCATCCGCTCGCCGCTGTGGTGCGGCTCCGCCGCCGGCGAATGGATGAGCTCGCACCTGCCCGGCGAAGCGCCGGCCGACCAGCGCCTCGACGACGGCCTGTCGCTGGTGTTCGATTCCAAGGAGCTCGCCGACCGCACCGAAATCCTCGGCGCGCCGGAACTGGTGCTGGAACTCGCCTCGGACGCCCCGACGGCGCAGATCTGCGTGCGCCTCAACGACGTCGCGCCGGACGGCTCGTCCGAGCGCGTCTCCTACGCCATCCTCGACCTCACCCATCGCGCCGGCCACGCGGCACCCGAGCCGCTGACGCCCGGCCGCTTCGAGACGGTGCGCATCCGCCTCAACGACTGCGCCCACGCCTTCGCCGCGGGCAATCGCATCCGCCTGGCGATCTCCACCTCGGCCTGGCCGACCACCTGGCCGGCGCAGGACCAGGCGACGCTCACCATCCGCACCGGCGAAGCCGCGATGATCCTGCCCGTGCGCCGCCCCCGCCGGGAGGATGCCGCGCTGCGCTTCGAGCCCGTCGAGACGGCGCCGGTCGACGCGGCGACGGCCGGGGACACCGATACGCGCCGGCATTTCGGCCTCGACCTCGTCGCCGGCACCGCCCATCTCGTGGCGGAGGGGGACGCGTTCGGTGCCGCGCCGCTGCGATTCGAGGCGATCGACACCGCCTTCTCGCACCGGTTCCGCCGCGAATTCTCGATCCGCGACGGCGAGCCGGACAGCGCCTTCCAGGCGGTGACGCATCGCTGCGTGCTGGCATGCGACGGCTTCGAATTCCGCGTCGAGGCGGAGGCCCGGATGACCTCGACGCGCGAGGCGTTCGAGTTGACGGCCGCCATGCGCGCCTTCCAGGACGGGGCTGTGGTCTCAGAGCGCCATTTTCGCGAGACGATCTCCCGCCAGCCGGCATGA
- a CDS encoding ABC transporter permease encodes MTSRSPLALRIAAGAGLVFLHLPLLFIILYAFTSEERSYQFPPPGYTLKWFAVAWNRPDVWAALGLSVRVGLASTAVALVLGTLAAAALSRSRFFGREAISLLLILPIALPGIITGIALRSAFSLVEIPFSYWTIVLGHATFCIVVVYNNAVARFRRLSPSLVEASMDLGADGFQTFRHVVLPSIGTALLAGGMLAFALSFDEVIVTTFTAGQQQTLPIWMLGELIRPRQRPVTNVVAVIVILVTALPILAAYYLTREGENIAGSGK; translated from the coding sequence ATGACGAGCCGCTCGCCCCTTGCCCTGCGCATAGCCGCCGGCGCCGGCCTGGTGTTCCTGCATCTGCCGCTGCTGTTCATCATCCTCTACGCCTTTACCAGCGAGGAGCGCAGCTACCAGTTCCCGCCGCCCGGCTATACGCTGAAATGGTTCGCCGTGGCCTGGAACCGGCCGGATGTGTGGGCCGCGCTCGGCCTGTCGGTGCGGGTCGGCCTGGCGTCGACCGCGGTCGCCCTCGTCCTCGGCACGCTGGCGGCGGCGGCCCTGTCGCGCAGCCGCTTCTTCGGGCGCGAGGCGATCTCCCTGCTGCTGATCCTGCCGATCGCCCTGCCGGGCATCATCACCGGCATCGCCCTGCGTTCGGCCTTCAGCCTCGTCGAGATTCCCTTCTCCTATTGGACCATCGTGCTCGGCCACGCCACGTTCTGCATCGTCGTCGTCTACAACAATGCCGTGGCCCGTTTCCGGCGCCTGTCGCCCTCGCTGGTCGAGGCTTCCATGGACCTCGGGGCGGACGGCTTCCAGACGTTCCGCCATGTCGTGCTGCCGTCGATCGGCACGGCCCTGCTCGCCGGCGGCATGCTGGCCTTCGCCCTGTCCTTCGACGAGGTGATCGTCACCACCTTCACCGCCGGGCAGCAGCAGACCCTGCCGATCTGGATGCTGGGCGAGTTGATCCGGCCTCGCCAGCGCCCGGTCACCAACGTCGTCGCCGTCATCGTCATCCTGGTGACGGCTCTGCCCATCCTCGCCGCCTATTACCTGACGCGCGAGGGCGAGAACATCGCCGGTTCCGGCAAATAG
- a CDS encoding nucleoside hydrolase, which translates to MPSHKIIYDTDPGVDDAMALFFLHYSPDIELVGITTGHGNAPVETTTRNALYLAERFGIDAPIARGAAGPLSGEEAHHAAFVHGENGLGGIDLPETVALQPIDQPAHRFIIETVRRHPGEITLLAVGRMTNLALALREDPGIAGLVKAVVIMGGAFGHNGHGGNVTPAAEANIHGDPLAADEIFAADWPITAIGLDVTHEVLMTTDYLRDLAAEAGDVGRFIWDISRFYEAFYRRKGLDGISVHDSSAAIYLVAPHLFETRRGAIRVVRDGLAFGQTIQKPDRFGFPPGAWDGRPSHAVCTGVDGPALLDLYRRTLRRAAA; encoded by the coding sequence ATGCCTTCCCATAAGATCATCTACGACACCGATCCCGGCGTCGACGACGCCATGGCGCTGTTCTTTCTGCATTATTCGCCCGATATCGAACTCGTCGGCATCACCACCGGGCATGGCAATGCGCCGGTCGAGACCACCACCCGCAATGCGCTCTATCTGGCGGAGCGTTTCGGCATCGATGCCCCGATCGCGCGCGGCGCGGCCGGTCCCCTGTCGGGAGAGGAGGCGCATCACGCCGCCTTCGTCCATGGCGAGAACGGTCTCGGCGGGATCGACCTGCCCGAGACCGTGGCGCTGCAGCCGATCGACCAACCGGCCCATCGCTTCATCATCGAGACGGTGCGCCGTCATCCCGGCGAGATCACCCTGCTCGCGGTCGGGCGGATGACCAATCTGGCGCTGGCCCTGCGCGAGGACCCCGGCATCGCCGGCCTGGTCAAGGCCGTGGTGATCATGGGCGGTGCCTTCGGCCACAACGGCCATGGCGGCAACGTCACGCCGGCAGCCGAGGCCAATATCCATGGCGACCCCCTGGCCGCGGACGAGATCTTCGCGGCGGACTGGCCGATCACCGCCATCGGCCTCGACGTCACCCACGAAGTGCTGATGACGACCGACTATCTGCGGGACCTCGCGGCGGAGGCCGGCGACGTCGGCCGCTTCATCTGGGACATCTCGCGCTTCTACGAGGCTTTCTACCGCCGGAAGGGGCTCGATGGCATCTCCGTGCACGATTCCTCGGCGGCCATCTATCTCGTGGCCCCGCATCTGTTCGAGACGCGGAGGGGAGCGATCCGCGTGGTCCGCGATGGGCTGGCGTTCGGCCAGACGATCCAGAAGCCGGATCGTTTCGGCTTTCCGCCGGGCGCCTGGGACGGCCGCCCTTCGCATGCCGTCTGCACCGGCGTCGACGGGCCGGCCCTGCTCGACCTCTACCGCCGGACCCTTCGGCGCGCCGCGGCGTGA
- a CDS encoding ABC transporter permease gives MTVAVPAAPRESILRHLSDVLVARRGLYLMLLLVPPLLWLGIVYLGSLFALLAQSFFSIDEFSGTIIREPTLKTYGELLSPANLDIIERTVLVSAIVTLLSALIAFPIAYYAARYARGRLKAVFYLAVMMPLWSSYLVKVYAWKLLLAKEGVVGWVMERLGLAGLLDAWLAAPLVGGPSLSVSYTGMVLVFLYLWTPFMILPVQAALERVPVSLIEASGDLGASPRQTFRRVILPLAFPGVVAGAIFTFSLTLGDYIVPQIVGPSSLILGQVVYTQQGTAGNIPLAAAFSVVPVVIMGLFLAAAKRMGAFDAL, from the coding sequence ATGACGGTGGCCGTGCCCGCCGCGCCGCGGGAGAGCATCCTGCGGCACCTGTCCGACGTGCTGGTCGCCCGGCGGGGGCTCTACCTCATGCTGCTGCTGGTGCCGCCGCTCCTGTGGCTCGGCATCGTCTATCTCGGCTCGCTGTTCGCGCTTCTCGCCCAGAGCTTCTTCTCGATCGACGAATTCTCCGGCACCATCATCCGCGAGCCGACGCTCAAGACCTATGGCGAACTGCTCTCGCCGGCCAATCTGGACATCATCGAGCGCACGGTGCTGGTCTCGGCGATCGTGACGCTGCTGTCGGCGCTGATCGCCTTTCCGATCGCCTACTACGCCGCCCGCTATGCACGGGGACGCCTCAAGGCCGTCTTCTACCTGGCGGTGATGATGCCGCTGTGGTCGAGCTATCTCGTCAAGGTCTATGCCTGGAAGCTGCTGCTGGCGAAGGAGGGCGTCGTCGGCTGGGTGATGGAGCGGCTCGGCCTCGCCGGCCTGCTCGATGCATGGCTCGCCGCGCCGCTCGTCGGCGGCCCTTCGCTGTCGGTGAGCTATACCGGCATGGTGCTGGTGTTCCTCTATCTGTGGACGCCCTTCATGATCCTGCCCGTGCAGGCGGCGCTCGAACGGGTGCCGGTGTCGCTGATCGAGGCCTCCGGCGACCTCGGGGCGAGCCCGCGCCAGACCTTTCGGCGCGTCATCCTCCCGCTCGCCTTTCCCGGCGTCGTCGCCGGCGCGATCTTCACCTTCTCGCTGACGCTGGGCGACTACATCGTGCCGCAGATCGTCGGGCCGTCCTCGCTGATCCTCGGCCAGGTCGTCTACACCCAGCAGGGTACGGCCGGAAACATCCCGCTCGCTGCCGCCTTCTCGGTGGTGCCGGTGGTGATCATGGGGCTGTTCCTCGCCGCGGCCAAGCGCATGGGGGCCTTCGATGCGCTGTGA
- a CDS encoding sensor histidine kinase — MITAIKDAVKARWPALRLRSILIGVLLFTAFMPGFGAIFLRVYENVLVRQTEAELIAQGAAYDAAFGLAWPAPAAPPPDDEEGDDDAPAHYFTPDALSIDLNTMPILPQRPPPVDGPGQPDPQALAAAKAIAPLIAETRRSTLANALVLDSQGIVLSAGPLQGKSYAFLPEVRSAMEGRSQSVLRRRGDYVPRYAFEVLSRASAIRVHYARPIKIGERTVGVLLLSRSPRALFRGVYDDLGKIALAIGVIFIIILGLAGLLSRAISRPIELLTQASAHVGRGGSEVPPTPATATVEIRALFDNFRRMAAQIDLRSRYLRDFAAAMSHEFKTPLTGIRGALELLDEHGDSMSPQERHHFIANAEGDAARLSRLVARLLELARADMATGGDVVPTEVDGAVRRIADALRDPDFAVELRYETPLPAVRVPAAVLEAVLATLIENSGQAGARTMVISAQREQDFLVLVLADDGPGVAVADRERLFEPFFTTRRSEGGTGLGLPIARSLLAGSGSTIEFVDGGKGACFHLRLRLHAGGAPQA, encoded by the coding sequence TTGATCACAGCGATCAAGGACGCCGTCAAGGCGCGCTGGCCCGCCCTTCGCCTGCGCTCCATCCTGATCGGCGTCCTGCTCTTCACCGCCTTCATGCCCGGCTTCGGCGCGATCTTCCTGCGGGTCTACGAGAATGTCCTCGTCCGCCAGACCGAGGCGGAACTGATCGCGCAGGGCGCCGCCTATGACGCGGCCTTCGGTCTCGCCTGGCCGGCACCGGCCGCGCCGCCGCCCGACGATGAGGAAGGAGACGACGACGCGCCGGCGCATTATTTCACGCCCGACGCCCTCAGCATCGACCTCAACACCATGCCGATCCTGCCGCAGCGCCCGCCTCCCGTCGATGGGCCGGGTCAGCCCGACCCCCAGGCGCTCGCCGCCGCCAAGGCGATCGCCCCGCTGATCGCGGAGACCCGGCGCAGCACCCTCGCCAATGCGCTGGTGCTCGATTCCCAGGGAATCGTGCTGTCCGCCGGGCCGCTCCAGGGCAAGAGCTACGCTTTCCTGCCGGAGGTGCGGTCGGCCATGGAGGGACGGTCGCAATCGGTGCTGCGGCGGCGGGGCGATTACGTCCCGCGCTATGCCTTCGAGGTGCTGAGCCGGGCCTCCGCCATCCGCGTGCATTATGCCCGGCCGATCAAGATCGGCGAGAGAACGGTTGGCGTGCTCCTGTTGTCGCGCTCGCCGCGGGCCTTGTTCCGCGGCGTCTATGACGACCTCGGCAAGATCGCGCTGGCGATCGGCGTCATCTTCATCATCATCCTGGGCCTCGCCGGCCTGCTTTCGCGCGCCATTTCGAGGCCGATCGAGTTGCTGACGCAGGCGAGCGCCCATGTCGGGCGGGGCGGCAGCGAGGTGCCGCCGACGCCCGCGACGGCGACGGTGGAGATCCGCGCCCTCTTCGACAATTTCCGCCGCATGGCGGCGCAGATCGACCTGCGCTCGCGCTATCTGCGCGATTTCGCCGCTGCGATGAGCCATGAATTCAAGACGCCGCTCACCGGCATACGCGGCGCGCTGGAACTCCTCGACGAGCATGGCGACAGCATGAGCCCGCAGGAGCGGCACCATTTCATCGCCAATGCCGAGGGCGACGCCGCCCGCCTGTCGCGGCTGGTGGCGCGGCTCCTGGAGCTTGCGCGGGCCGACATGGCCACCGGCGGCGACGTCGTGCCGACCGAGGTCGACGGTGCTGTCCGGCGCATCGCCGATGCGCTGCGCGATCCGGACTTCGCCGTCGAACTGCGCTACGAGACGCCGCTGCCGGCGGTCCGCGTGCCGGCGGCGGTGCTCGAAGCGGTGCTGGCCACGCTGATCGAGAACAGCGGCCAGGCGGGCGCCCGGACCATGGTGATCTCGGCGCAGCGGGAACAGGACTTTCTCGTCCTCGTGCTCGCCGATGACGGGCCAGGCGTCGCGGTCGCCGATCGCGAGCGGCTGTTCGAGCCCTTCTTCACCACGAGGCGCAGCGAAGGAGGCACCGGCCTCGGCCTGCCGATCGCCCGCTCGCTGCTGGCGGGAAGCGGCTCGACGATAGAGTTCGTCGACGGCGGAAAGGGTGCCTGCTTCCACCTGCGCCTGAGACTGCATGCCGGCGGGGCGCCGCAGGCCTGA